The nucleotide sequence TCTCTCCTCCTTAATTGTTGTGCCATGtcatttttttgcttatgtggcatgttaGCACCTGttcatggtggagcactgggaagggccttAGTGGTTTAAAATAATTAACACCAAGCACATGTTCTTGGTGCAAATAGGTAAAATAATTACAAGTATTTAGTGCTCCCTCCTTCCCTCCCGTAATATAAGACCTTATTATATCAAATATGTGAGTATATTTGAGCCATCAAGGACGAAGcacgcctctgggcttaggccggAGCCACCACGATTACCAACATCATCCCGGAGCGCTAGGTTAGGATAGTCTTGGGGATGAGCAACCCCGTTTGTTTGCTCGACGCCCACTTCCATGCCTTTCTCTTGTGTACATGGCATAGTGTGTCGTCCTAATCCTATGCTGTAAACATTCTCCTTCTATCAATGGAAAGATACGCATCCTTAGCGTATTCGTGAATTTTTTTTTGATGCAGTAGGGTCTTATATTATGGGAGGAGGGAGTAGCGGCTTAGGCACAAGTTGGTGACATGCAAGTATGTGAGTGTTGTCCTTTGATTTTTCCAATATAGTGTTCTTGACTTTTGGTAATCATTATGATCATATCATAAAATATGAATGTAGACATAAGTGACTTTTTTTCGAAAGTGCTTTTTTGATCTCGAGCTCACATGCTCCCTCATGAACAATACaataaaaaaatagtaaaaattcaaaaaaaatatgaaattttttgtgATCCACATTGATGAATGTTTTCACTGTGTGCAAAATTTTGTGATGAAATGACATCCGTGGAAATGTGAAAAAAAAATGAAATCGATACTTCCAACAATAGTCTTTTCGaagcatcaattttgttttttgCCCACATTTTCACGAATGTCATTTCATCACAGATTTTTGCATGCAATGAAAACATTCATCTATGTTTATCACAAAAGACacagaattttttgatttttttactattttttattttactgttcgtGAGAGAGCGTGTGAACTCAGGTGCAAAAACTCCACTTCCACTTTTTTTTCATGAACTCCTGTACTTGATGGTAACATGTCAGTATTCAGTGTAAAAGTTAGTGCTCAATATTTTCCTAACAAGATAAGTCATTAATTATCTAATGGACTTAGGTGCACGCTAGTTATCTGATTGTTTTTGTTTTTAGCAACATGTTTATCTTAGTGTTCAATGTAAAAGTTGGGTGCTTTACCTTTCTTTAACTGGATTATCAAAATAAATCAGAGTTTCTTAAGGTGCTGGTTCGACAGTTACATGAAAGTAGACAGAAGAATCAGCACATTATGGATTATCCAGTCCCATCTTGACATTTCCAAGTTATCATTATTCATCCCGCAAGAAAAGTTATAAGTATTCCTCTGCTCCATCTTTATCTGTCCTTTTACAGTAACGATCTTTATCTGTTGTTACACCAAAAGAACTCACACCTGAATAGTTTCGTTGAACATCTCATGCCAGATTACCCAGAAAGTTGATCAGAGCAAATACGATTAATGCCATCTTTATTTCGTAAGTATACGCCAAAAACAAAATTGCATCCCCTTTCAGAAACTGTTGAGAGTGGAGGAAACTATAGTAGGGAAGTAATTAATCTGAATACATGTAGAACAAGTACTGTGGGTGAAACATAAGGTAAATATATTGCTACAATACGTCCGCAGGCTTTTGACACTAATCAAAATCACTCGAAGCAACAAAAGGCATTAGGCCAGGTAACCCCTAAATTACACTCCTAGCAAGAAAACTGACAAAATTGGCATGACCAGATGATAATTTATtcacagaaaagaaaagagagcacgaaaacaacatttTACCGGCGTAATGAACAACCAAGCAGACTAACATGTAACCATCCTTTGCTAATCAGTCGTCAGTCGTTGCCCAGCACCCTGAAGTTCACATGAATATCAGAGACTAAACAAATCAAGTGCAGCGCAGACATCTTCATGTTCTGCAGCAAATCCATTTCTAAGTAACCACAGCTCATATAGCTGCAACAAGACACTAGAAGCAACAAAATGTATCTTCATTACAGCTCAGGACAGGAGCAGATTCTATCTAATCAAATCCTTGTGAGTGGGCATTAACATTACATAATCAGCCGAGTGTTAAGTTGGGATCATATCATTCCTTAAACTTCCGCCACTTCAGAAGAAGCAGAAGCACGTCACTTCACTTCCGCCTCGCAGCGCAATTGAGGTAGTCATGGTCGCCATGTTTTTAAGGCGTCGCCTTACGGGGACGCTTAGACGCCATGACATAATTATGCTGCTGTAACTGGCCAAACTCATATCGCAGACATATGTATATATAACGGAGGATTTGCTGGCAGCAGTGTGATTAACGACCAATCAGATCAACATGTAACCATAAAACCATTCCGTTGCTAGTCAGCCGTTGCCCAACAGATTCAGTACGAATAATACACCTACGTTCAGATAGACACCAGAGGAGACTGAACAGATCAACAAGTGTAGACACCTTAATGTTCTGCAGCAAGCCCATTTCTAAGATAAGTAATAACTAGCGGCCATTACAGCTCGCATAACTGTAAAAGCATCACTAAAGCAACAAAAGGCATTGCCATGTGAGCAGAATCTACCTAACTAAATCATACTATCTAGGTATTAACACAACATAATTTCACTGGCTGTTAGTTGGAGCCATCGCATTCATCTTTCCTCAGAATAAGTCGAAGCGTGCCTCTCAGGGCAGTTGCGGTAGTCATGATTGAGTACATATTCCTTACAGCCTTCGTTTTTTCTGTGGCTTTGCCTGGTACACAGGAGGATCTAGTCAGTGATAAATATAACAACTGCTTGTAAGTGGAAAAAATGATTCCAACGGAGGACATGGCATGGTCATATGATAGCTAAATGGATGATTTTACTGGCAATAAAAGAAAGAATACCATCAGGACAAGTCATGTGCAGCTCTAAAAATTATTACATTGTAAAGATTAAGATACGCTAGTCATATCGATTTTTGGGACATGTCAATGAGAAATATCAATATGGAGGTTGCTTGCTTAACGCATACATTATATCATCCGGATAAAAATAAATGTGATGGCCCTAGGAATACAAGGGCTAAGGCAGAATGAAAAGTAATATGTAATACACAGAACATCTGCAGCTGGCTCAGTAGTCAAGACAGTGGGATTAGTTATTCAACCATATTTTACAAATTTGCCTATGAAGCAATTAATCTAGAGGCACACGGGTACGAGTAGAATTCCGTGTAGAGCTTACCATCTTCCTGTAGTACTCATTTTCAGCTCTCAACTCTTCATTCTGCTTCTTCAAAGACTTGTTCTCCTCTGTCTTGAAATGCAACTCCAGTTCGAGCCTCTGAATCTGTTCAGCCTCGAGCTCTTTCGTCTTGCGAACAAGCTGCAGCCTCAGCCTCTGATTCTCAGCTCTCAGATACTCACCTGCATTGATACAAAATATATTATCGAGAAAAGCATTGTGTATTTTGAAATATGCGAGCACTAGGAGCTAGTGATTATCTTTTGTATACCTTGACTTGTTTTGTTCTGGATCTCGATTCCAATCGGTTGCACTCCGTTGGGTGTCACGGTTGCTTTCCTCTTCCTTCCTTGCTCCCAGCCTCCAATCTGAACGTAGTTGTCTACAGAAACATACTTGtctgcatttaaacattttatttgCACATTACTCACAATGTAATCAATCTGACAGATAACGACGCACGCTTTCTACTCATGATGAAAGTGAAACTGCATACATGGATACTGTGTTCTAAAATAAGTACCAATTGCAAGGTATGATGAATACTTCTTTATACCTTGACCTTCTTCGTTCTGGATCTCAATTCCAGTAGCCTGCAGTTCGTTTCGTTTAGCAGTTACTTCTCTCTTCCTTCCTTGCTCCCAGCCCCCAATCTTAACGTAGTTGTCCTCAGAAACGTGCTCGTCTGCATTTAAACATTTCATTTGCACACCATTCAAAGCGCGATCAATCTCCGAGATACCGAAGCATGCATTCGACTCATGATGAAACTGCTGTGTTCTATAAGTACAGATTGCAACAAGGTGTGATCAACACTTCTTTATACCTTGACCTTCTTCGTTCTGGATCTCATTTCCGGTAGCCTGCGGTTCGTATCGTTCGGCGGTTGCTGTTCTCTTCATTCCCTGCAGCCCGCCTCCAATCTGAACATAGCTGTCCTCAGAAACATGCTCGGCTGCACTTAAACATTCCATTCGCACACCACTCAAAATGTAGTAATTCTCAGAGATAACAAAGCACACATTCTAATTCTACTCATGATGAACTGCATACATGGATATTATGTTCTATAAGTAACAGTTGCAAGAAGGGGTGGTCAATACTTGTTTATACCTTCATCTTCAGAAGCCCGTGGTGTATTTAGTTTGGCGTCTCCTTCTATGTTCCTTCCCTGCAGCTCACCTTCACGCGGAAAACGGCTATCCTCAGAAACCCCCTCCTCTGCAACAGACATTTTCCATTTGCAACACCACTCAGGTTTCAAAAATCCAATCAATCTCACAGATATAGCACCAATTGCATGGAAAATCAAGAACATCGTCGATCTACACTACAGCTAGTACTAATTGCAGGAACATTTGAGTTTACGATCCAGTGGTACCAAATGCTCTGCTCCTGGGAACTGGTTTTTCTAGAGGGCGTGGAAACTGTGTTGACTGCATAGAAACCAAACGCATTTGGCTGATCGTTGACCAGGATTCAAACTGTGGAGTCGATCGATTCAACGATTTCCCCGAGAAAACCCTAAATCAGGGTCTGAACCCCCGAAAAATCCCCCAATCTATCGGGGAAGCATCCTAGAAGCCGCTTGCGATTTCCGGAGCTGCGAGCCATGCGAGATGGAGGCGGCGAGAAATCGAAGCAAGGGGTGACCGTCCACGGCGATAGAAAATGAAAATGTAATTAAGGAAGTGCGTGCGAGTGAGACTCCCGCTTAATTACCGTCGCAATCGCCGGCGGCGCCCTCCCTCCCGGCGGGCGCGTGGGCCTCCGACGCCGTCTCCTCGCCCGCattctcctcctcctgctgctgcccCTGCTCGAAACCGGAATCGGAGTCCGTCCCGTCTTCATCGTCGTCTTGCCCTTGGTCGACGGCGACGCCATTGTTGAATGTCTCCCACCACTTTTTGAAGTCGTCAGgtacgtcggcggcggtggtggccatgcGGATGTTGG is from Triticum aestivum cultivar Chinese Spring chromosome 3A, IWGSC CS RefSeq v2.1, whole genome shotgun sequence and encodes:
- the LOC123057813 gene encoding sodium/potassium/calcium exchanger 1, with amino-acid sequence MATTAADVPDDFKKWWETFNNGVAVDQGQDDDEDGTDSDSGFEQGQQQEEENAGEETASEAHAPAGREGAAGDCDEEGVSEDSRFPREGELQGRNIEGDAKLNTPRASEDEAEHVSEDSYVQIGGGLQGMKRTATAERYEPQATGNEIQNEEGQDEHVSEDNYVKIGGWEQGRKREVTAKRNELQATGIEIQNEEGQDKYVSVDNYVQIGGWEQGRKRKATVTPNGVQPIGIEIQNKTSQGEYLRAENQRLRLQLVRKTKELEAEQIQRLELELHFKTEENKSLKKQNEELRAENEYYRKMAKPQKKRRL